From Pseudomonas sp. G.S.17, the proteins below share one genomic window:
- a CDS encoding YebC/PmpR family DNA-binding transcriptional regulator, with protein sequence MGAQWKVKHKEAASNAKGRIFGKLSKEIMIAARAGADPDMNPRLRLVVEQAKKASMPRETLERAIKKGAGLLGENVTFERLTYEGFAPHRVPVIVECLTDNINRTVSEIRVLFRKGQLGAAGSVSWDFNYQGMIEAVPASPDADADEAAIEAGAQDCEPGEEGATLFLTEPTDMDAVCKKLPEFGFSVQSAQLGYRPKSTVDGLTDEQMAEVEAFLEAIDNNDDVQNVYVGLAG encoded by the coding sequence ATGGGCGCACAGTGGAAGGTCAAGCATAAAGAAGCAGCATCCAATGCCAAGGGTCGTATTTTCGGCAAGCTGTCCAAGGAAATCATGATTGCTGCACGCGCCGGCGCTGATCCGGATATGAACCCGCGTTTGCGTCTGGTGGTCGAGCAGGCGAAAAAAGCCTCGATGCCCCGTGAAACGCTGGAGCGCGCAATCAAGAAAGGCGCCGGTCTGCTCGGCGAGAACGTCACGTTTGAACGCCTGACCTACGAAGGTTTTGCGCCGCACCGCGTCCCGGTGATCGTCGAGTGTCTGACCGACAACATCAACCGCACCGTTTCGGAAATTCGCGTGCTGTTCCGCAAGGGCCAGCTTGGCGCCGCAGGTTCGGTGTCCTGGGATTTCAACTATCAGGGCATGATTGAAGCCGTACCTGCCAGCCCGGATGCCGATGCTGATGAAGCCGCCATCGAAGCGGGCGCGCAGGATTGCGAGCCGGGTGAAGAGGGCGCGACGCTGTTCCTCACCGAGCCAACCGACATGGACGCAGTCTGCAAAAAGCTGCCTGAATTCGGGTTTAGCGTGCAGTCCGCGCAATTGGGCTACCGCCCGAAAAGCACTGTGGACGGCCTGACCGACGAGCAAATGGCCGAAGTCGAAGCCTTCCTGGAAGCCATCGACAACAACGATGATGTGCAGAACGTTTATGTAGGGTTGGCGGGGTAA
- a CDS encoding leucine-rich repeat-containing protein kinase family protein, which yields MHSLEDLRAGQLAGIKRLDLSCGLTEFPREIFALADSLEVLNLSGNALQHLPDDLHRLKRLRVLFGSDNLFTELPECIGQCRELQIVGFKANQIQHVPAQALPPQLRWLILTDNRIQYLPEALGDCPALQKLMLAGNQLQLLPASLARCERLELIRIAANQLTELPAWLLELPSLAWLAYAGNPLCTEHEQPDVRQIPWPELHVQQQLGEGASGIIQQARWQSPEQPDKAVALKLYKGSVTSDGSPLNEMAACIAAGNHPNLIGIEGQILDHPQAQAGLVMQLIAPSFANLAGPPSLDSCTRDIYAADLRLSLPVVLRIAQGIASVTAHLHACGMTHGDLYGHNILWEPDGTCLLGDFGAASFHPSSASGQALERIETRAFGILLGELLERCDAEGSQMTALRQVQAQCVQPEIGARPMLQEVYDFLQTREI from the coding sequence ATGCACAGCCTCGAAGACCTGCGCGCTGGCCAACTGGCCGGCATCAAACGACTGGACCTGTCCTGTGGCCTGACCGAGTTCCCGAGGGAAATCTTTGCGCTGGCCGACTCGCTGGAAGTCCTCAATCTCAGCGGCAATGCCTTGCAGCACTTGCCTGATGACCTGCATCGCCTGAAGCGTCTGCGCGTGTTGTTCGGCTCGGACAACCTGTTTACCGAGCTGCCTGAATGCATCGGCCAGTGTCGTGAACTGCAGATCGTCGGTTTCAAGGCCAACCAGATCCAGCATGTCCCGGCTCAGGCGCTGCCGCCGCAGTTGCGCTGGCTGATCCTGACCGACAACCGGATTCAGTACCTGCCCGAAGCGCTGGGCGATTGTCCGGCACTGCAAAAGCTGATGCTCGCTGGCAATCAGTTGCAGTTGCTGCCCGCCAGCCTGGCCCGTTGCGAACGCCTTGAGCTGATCCGGATTGCCGCCAATCAGCTTACGGAATTGCCCGCATGGCTGCTGGAACTGCCTTCACTGGCCTGGCTGGCTTACGCTGGCAATCCGCTATGTACCGAACACGAACAACCTGATGTGCGGCAGATTCCCTGGCCGGAGCTGCATGTTCAACAGCAACTGGGCGAAGGCGCCTCGGGCATCATTCAGCAGGCGCGCTGGCAAAGCCCGGAACAGCCTGACAAGGCCGTCGCACTCAAGCTTTATAAAGGCAGCGTGACTTCCGATGGCTCGCCGCTCAATGAAATGGCAGCGTGTATTGCTGCCGGCAATCACCCCAACCTGATTGGCATCGAAGGCCAGATCCTTGACCATCCCCAGGCTCAGGCAGGTTTGGTGATGCAATTGATTGCGCCGAGCTTTGCCAATCTGGCAGGACCTCCGAGCCTGGATTCCTGCACCCGGGACATCTATGCAGCCGATCTGCGCCTGTCCTTGCCTGTGGTTTTGCGTATAGCCCAAGGCATCGCGTCGGTTACCGCCCATTTGCACGCGTGCGGCATGACTCACGGCGATCTGTACGGACACAACATTCTGTGGGAACCCGACGGCACCTGCCTGCTGGGGGATTTCGGCGCAGCGTCGTTTCATCCGTCCTCTGCTTCGGGGCAAGCGCTGGAGCGCATTGAAACACGGGCGTTCGGGATTTTACTGGGGGAGTTGCTGGAGCGCTGTGACGCCGAAGGGTCGCAGATGACAGCGTTGCGTCAGGTGCAGGCTCAGTGTGTGCAACCGGAGATTGGCGCGAGGCCAATGCTGCAGGAGGTTTATGACTTTCTACAGACCCGCGAAATCTGA
- a CDS encoding TetR/AcrR family transcriptional regulator C-terminal ligand-binding domain-containing protein, with product MAIKEGIRPGGRSARVQESIHGAVRDLLREHERGDLSVPLIATRAGVTPSTIYRRWGDLTTLLADAAVERLRPDPPIDCGNLRDDLRTWTEMYLDDVDSAPGREMMRDVVASNGANCSGKCMAITRDQLQIIIDRAVARGETSPSAEDLIDRVVAPTVYRILYAEAAPSLARVHQWVDGCLADANAQVERV from the coding sequence ATGGCTATTAAAGAAGGAATACGCCCCGGCGGCCGCAGCGCCCGGGTGCAAGAGTCGATTCACGGCGCAGTGCGCGATCTGCTACGCGAACATGAGCGCGGCGACCTAAGCGTGCCTCTGATTGCGACGCGCGCTGGCGTTACCCCATCGACCATCTATCGTCGCTGGGGCGACCTGACCACGCTGCTGGCCGATGCCGCGGTGGAACGCCTGCGCCCGGACCCACCCATCGATTGCGGCAACCTGCGCGACGATCTGCGGACCTGGACCGAGATGTACCTGGACGACGTAGACTCCGCTCCTGGCCGGGAAATGATGCGCGACGTCGTAGCCAGCAACGGCGCCAACTGTTCCGGCAAATGCATGGCGATTACCCGCGACCAGCTGCAGATCATCATTGATCGCGCAGTGGCCCGTGGTGAAACATCGCCCAGTGCCGAGGACCTGATCGACCGCGTGGTAGCGCCGACGGTCTACCGGATTCTGTACGCCGAAGCCGCGCCATCCCTCGCGCGCGTTCATCAATGGGTCGACGGCTGCCTGGCAGACGCCAACGCTCAAGTGGAGCGCGTCTGA
- a CDS encoding MFS transporter produces the protein MSLPFQKPDMHERGRNHLGFLAFTTLCFFAASSAPTPLYHLYQQAWGFSAAMLTLIFAVYALTLLVALLIVGSLSDYLGRRPVIFSALLLEIVSMLLFIIATDVIWLVLARMLQGLATGMAASALGAALLDSDQKQGPLINSIAPMFGMAIGALGTGLLVELAPLPLLLAYYLLLAAFVSQAIYLWRMPETVSRQPGVWKSLKPSLHVPLQARRTLWLVLPVDIAAWSLGGFYLSLTPSLLAAATGSTSAINGGLAVASLTLSGALAILTLRLRPPTLGLWIGASFLTLGVAVILAAVNAGWLWLFFVGTVIAGIGFGSSFLAALRLLLPLAHAHERAGLMSAFYVLSYLAFCVPALAAGFSAHSFGLIATTNVYGAVVIALALTALLGLLVQRSNGRRAMA, from the coding sequence ATGTCCCTTCCTTTCCAGAAACCGGATATGCACGAACGGGGTCGCAATCACCTGGGCTTTCTGGCGTTTACCACGCTGTGCTTTTTCGCCGCCTCCAGCGCGCCGACTCCGCTGTACCATCTGTACCAGCAGGCCTGGGGCTTCTCGGCGGCGATGTTGACGCTGATCTTCGCGGTTTACGCGTTGACGCTGTTGGTTGCCTTGCTGATTGTCGGTTCGTTGTCGGATTATCTGGGCCGGCGGCCGGTCATTTTCAGCGCCTTGCTGCTGGAAATCGTCTCGATGCTGTTGTTTATCATAGCCACGGATGTGATCTGGCTGGTCCTGGCGCGCATGCTTCAAGGCCTGGCCACTGGCATGGCCGCAAGTGCTCTGGGCGCAGCATTGCTGGACAGCGATCAAAAGCAGGGTCCGTTGATCAACAGTATCGCACCAATGTTCGGCATGGCCATCGGCGCGTTGGGCACTGGCTTGCTGGTAGAGCTGGCGCCTCTGCCGCTGCTGTTGGCGTATTACCTGTTGCTGGCCGCGTTTGTGTCGCAGGCCATTTATCTGTGGCGCATGCCGGAGACGGTCAGCCGCCAGCCGGGGGTGTGGAAGTCCCTCAAGCCTTCGCTGCATGTCCCGCTCCAGGCGCGGCGTACTTTATGGCTGGTGTTGCCGGTGGATATCGCCGCCTGGTCGCTGGGCGGTTTCTACCTGTCATTGACTCCTTCGCTGTTGGCGGCGGCGACGGGTTCAACCTCGGCAATCAACGGCGGGTTAGCTGTGGCGTCGCTAACCTTGAGCGGCGCATTGGCGATCCTCACTCTGCGTTTGCGCCCGCCGACGCTTGGCTTATGGATCGGCGCAAGCTTCCTGACCCTGGGCGTCGCCGTCATCCTGGCGGCAGTGAATGCGGGTTGGCTATGGCTGTTTTTCGTCGGGACGGTGATCGCCGGCATAGGTTTCGGCTCAAGTTTTCTCGCCGCCTTGCGCTTGCTGCTGCCGCTGGCCCATGCCCACGAGAGGGCGGGTTTGATGTCGGCGTTCTACGTACTCAGTTACCTGGCGTTCTGTGTGCCAGCGCTCGCCGCAGGGTTTTCAGCGCACAGCTTCGGTCTGATCGCTACCACCAACGTCTATGGTGCGGTGGTGATTGCGCTGGCGCTGACGGCATTGCTGGGGTTGCTGGTGCAGCGCAGCAATGGCCGGCGGGCGATGGCTTGA
- a CDS encoding anti-sigma factor, translating to MITLPPSEHVLNAYVDRQLSDADRATLETWLAAHPDVALQVKQWQEDAQQLRAALSGQLQRQANPELDPTFIRQRMRRNSYRHYATAAVLLVAVSVGGLSGWHARELTLSSATLPMADAVQAYRMFAVNENMASDWSAEKPNDAQGWLDRNFARAERLPNMEAAGFRPVSGRMTSTEQGAAAMVVYKDREGRTLSFYIRPPGAQHHLLPRGSRLDGDLQADYWSSGSYNYAVVGAAKDEATQRARKALPEAI from the coding sequence ATGATTACTTTGCCCCCCAGCGAACACGTATTGAATGCTTACGTCGACCGTCAGCTCAGCGATGCCGACCGGGCGACACTGGAAACCTGGCTCGCCGCGCATCCCGACGTCGCCTTGCAGGTAAAGCAATGGCAGGAAGATGCGCAACAGTTGCGTGCGGCCTTGAGCGGCCAACTGCAACGCCAGGCCAATCCCGAACTGGACCCAACGTTCATTCGCCAGCGCATGCGCCGCAACAGCTATCGGCATTACGCCACGGCGGCGGTATTGCTGGTGGCAGTGAGCGTCGGCGGCCTGAGCGGCTGGCACGCCCGGGAACTGACCCTGAGCAGCGCTACCCTGCCCATGGCCGATGCGGTGCAGGCTTACCGGATGTTCGCCGTCAACGAGAACATGGCCAGTGACTGGAGCGCCGAAAAACCCAACGATGCCCAAGGCTGGCTGGACCGCAACTTTGCCCGGGCCGAGCGCCTGCCGAATATGGAAGCGGCCGGTTTCAGGCCGGTCAGCGGGCGCATGACCAGCACCGAGCAAGGCGCGGCGGCCATGGTCGTGTACAAAGATCGCGAAGGCCGCACCCTGAGTTTCTACATCCGTCCGCCCGGTGCGCAGCATCATCTGCTACCGCGTGGCAGCCGCCTGGATGGCGATCTGCAGGCTGACTACTGGTCCAGCGGCAGTTACAACTACGCGGTGGTTGGCGCCGCCAAAGACGAAGCGACCCAGCGTGCCCGGAAGGCTTTGCCTGAAGCGATTTGA
- a CDS encoding sigma-70 family RNA polymerase sigma factor, with protein sequence MNELDEQLRELIPRMRRFAQSLTRNPSTADDLVQASLEKALSAWGNKRPEGDLRAWLFSILYRQFLDAHRRSRRYSRMLELFTGGGDDHYQPSVERTVVAQSTLGAFERLNTEQRALLLWISVEGLSYKEVAEILDVPVGTVMSRLSRARQALRQISDGEILSPALRILK encoded by the coding sequence ATGAACGAGCTTGATGAACAGTTACGGGAGTTGATCCCGCGCATGCGCAGATTTGCCCAGTCGCTGACCCGCAACCCCAGCACTGCCGACGACCTGGTGCAGGCCAGCCTGGAAAAAGCCTTGTCGGCCTGGGGTAACAAGCGGCCGGAAGGCGATTTGCGCGCCTGGCTGTTTTCCATCCTTTACCGGCAGTTTCTGGACGCCCATCGCCGCTCCCGGCGCTATAGCCGAATGCTTGAGCTGTTTACCGGCGGTGGCGACGATCATTACCAGCCCAGCGTCGAGCGCACCGTGGTGGCGCAGTCCACCCTGGGTGCATTCGAGCGCCTGAACACCGAACAGCGCGCGTTGCTGCTCTGGATTTCAGTGGAAGGCTTGAGTTACAAGGAGGTCGCCGAAATTCTCGATGTACCTGTTGGCACCGTCATGTCCCGCCTGTCGCGCGCTCGCCAGGCGCTACGCCAAATCAGTGATGGCGAAATCCTGTCCCCTGCCCTGCGGATATTAAAATGA
- a CDS encoding catalase family peroxidase, which produces MVERFPPPEQQKPPLSLGSTLLRLAGIGVIVLAAATALAYVGGYLDPQRLTPARLVDGLEHNNGVHPGFRRNHPKGVCVAGYFESNGSAAQYSSAQVFSATRTPVEGRFALPTGNPYSPDSAAPLRSMALRFTQANGQQWRTGMNAMPVFPVGTPQAFYELMQAQAPDPATGKPYPAKPAAFFAKHPEAVPFLTWVKTAKPSASYATETYNSVNAFYLINAEGKRQAVRWNMVPVNQDTADSPAPDAKDYLEPDLADRLARGPLRWNLMITLAEPNDPIDDASKQWPAERRAINAGTLVIDSTQPQADGDCRDINFDPLILPAGIAGSGDPLLAARSAAYASSYQRRTGEVDQLPKAAPVAEKKS; this is translated from the coding sequence ATGGTCGAGCGCTTCCCGCCGCCTGAACAGCAAAAACCGCCCCTGAGCCTTGGCAGCACACTGCTGCGGCTGGCTGGTATCGGCGTTATCGTGTTGGCGGCGGCCACCGCGCTGGCTTACGTCGGCGGCTATCTGGATCCACAGCGTCTGACCCCGGCACGTCTGGTCGATGGGCTTGAGCACAACAACGGCGTGCATCCCGGATTCAGGCGCAACCACCCCAAGGGCGTGTGTGTCGCAGGTTACTTTGAAAGCAACGGCAGCGCCGCGCAGTATTCCAGCGCACAGGTATTTTCCGCGACGCGCACCCCGGTCGAAGGCCGCTTTGCCTTGCCGACCGGCAATCCCTACTCGCCGGACAGTGCCGCGCCGTTGCGCAGTATGGCGCTGCGTTTCACCCAGGCCAACGGCCAGCAATGGCGGACCGGGATGAATGCCATGCCGGTTTTCCCGGTCGGCACGCCGCAGGCTTTTTATGAATTGATGCAAGCCCAGGCGCCTGATCCGGCAACCGGTAAACCTTATCCGGCCAAGCCTGCGGCGTTTTTCGCCAAGCATCCTGAGGCTGTGCCATTCCTCACCTGGGTCAAGACTGCCAAACCTTCCGCCAGCTACGCCACCGAAACCTATAACAGCGTCAATGCGTTCTATCTCATCAACGCAGAGGGCAAGCGCCAGGCCGTGCGCTGGAACATGGTGCCGGTCAATCAGGATACTGCGGACAGCCCCGCGCCGGATGCCAAGGACTACCTGGAGCCGGATCTAGCCGACCGGCTCGCCCGTGGTCCGCTGCGCTGGAACCTGATGATCACCCTGGCCGAACCAAACGACCCGATTGACGACGCCAGCAAGCAATGGCCTGCCGAACGTCGCGCCATCAATGCCGGGACGCTGGTCATCGACAGCACGCAACCCCAAGCAGACGGTGATTGCCGCGATATCAACTTTGATCCGTTGATCCTGCCTGCCGGTATCGCGGGTTCTGGCGACCCGTTGCTGGCGGCCCGCTCGGCGGCCTACGCATCTTCTTATCAGCGGCGTACCGGCGAAGTTGATCAATTGCCGAAAGCGGCGCCCGTTGCGGAGAAAAAATCATGA
- a CDS encoding cytochrome b yields the protein MSAPTRHFAPLARLLHWLMALMIIAMLFIGAGMVASVSQRHEWLLNLHKPLGIAILVLVILRLIVRFSTQTPPLPADLPTWQALSAKLSHYLLYALMLAMPLIGWSMISAAGDPVMLGNSLRLPSIVAANPHTFAFLRQAHTYLAYLLFLTILLHVAAALFHGWIRRDAVLGSMLRGTGTE from the coding sequence ATGAGCGCACCTACCCGACATTTCGCCCCGCTGGCGCGACTGCTGCATTGGTTGATGGCGCTGATGATCATCGCCATGCTGTTTATCGGCGCTGGCATGGTGGCTTCGGTATCGCAACGCCATGAATGGTTGCTCAACCTTCACAAGCCGTTGGGGATTGCGATTCTGGTGCTGGTGATCCTGCGCCTGATCGTGCGTTTCTCTACGCAAACGCCGCCGTTGCCGGCCGATCTGCCGACATGGCAGGCGTTGTCCGCCAAGCTGTCGCACTATCTGCTCTATGCGCTGATGCTGGCGATGCCATTGATTGGCTGGTCAATGATTTCTGCCGCCGGAGATCCGGTGATGTTGGGCAATTCGTTGCGACTGCCGTCAATCGTGGCGGCCAACCCGCATACCTTTGCGTTTCTGCGCCAGGCGCATACGTACCTGGCTTATCTGCTGTTTCTGACGATCTTGCTGCATGTCGCCGCCGCACTGTTTCACGGCTGGATCCGCCGTGATGCAGTGCTGGGCAGTATGTTGCGGGGTACGGGCACCGAGTAA
- a CDS encoding M14-type cytosolic carboxypeptidase translates to MTTLSISADFDSGNIEVIDASSPAHIQLAMRPDTKSPHFQWFHFKAEGLHVGEPHHFSLNNASQSSYNRAWTGYNAVASYDHQDWFRVPSTFDGKALNFTLTPTHSEVYFAYFEPYSRERHDWLIKHALENAGTELLATGKSVEGRDIPLLRKGNGAPGKRNIWIIAQQHPGEHMAEWFMEGLIERLVEQNDPQLTQLLDAADLYLVPHMNPDGSFRGHLRTNANGKDLNRCWQDSTEDTSPEVFFVKQQMEKYGVDMFLDVHGDEEIPYVFTAACEGNPGYTPKQAELEEHFRRRLSEITRDFQTRYGYPRAQPGQANMNLACNSIGERFKCLSLTLEMPFKDNDNAPDLVTGWSGKRSKQLAKDVLTTLAEMVPVLR, encoded by the coding sequence GTGACCACTCTCAGCATCAGCGCGGACTTCGACAGCGGCAATATCGAAGTAATAGACGCGAGCAGCCCTGCACATATTCAGCTGGCAATGCGTCCAGACACCAAAAGCCCGCATTTCCAGTGGTTTCACTTCAAGGCTGAAGGCCTGCACGTCGGCGAGCCCCACCATTTCAGTCTCAACAATGCCAGCCAGTCCAGTTACAACCGGGCGTGGACCGGCTACAACGCGGTTGCGTCCTACGACCACCAGGACTGGTTCCGCGTGCCCTCGACGTTCGACGGCAAGGCGCTGAATTTCACCCTCACGCCGACCCACTCCGAGGTGTATTTCGCCTACTTTGAACCTTACAGCCGTGAGCGCCATGACTGGCTGATCAAGCACGCGCTGGAAAATGCTGGCACGGAACTGCTGGCCACCGGTAAAAGCGTTGAAGGTCGCGACATTCCGCTGCTGCGCAAAGGCAACGGAGCCCCGGGCAAGCGCAATATCTGGATCATCGCCCAGCAGCATCCTGGCGAACACATGGCCGAGTGGTTCATGGAAGGCTTGATCGAGCGCCTTGTGGAGCAGAATGATCCGCAACTGACGCAATTGCTGGATGCCGCCGATTTGTACCTGGTGCCGCACATGAATCCCGACGGCTCCTTCCGTGGACATTTGCGCACCAATGCCAATGGCAAGGACCTCAATCGCTGCTGGCAGGATTCCACCGAAGACACCAGCCCCGAGGTGTTTTTCGTCAAGCAGCAGATGGAAAAGTATGGCGTGGACATGTTCCTTGACGTACATGGCGATGAGGAAATCCCCTACGTCTTCACTGCTGCCTGTGAAGGCAATCCCGGCTATACGCCCAAACAGGCTGAGCTGGAAGAACACTTCCGCCGCCGCTTGAGCGAAATCACCCGGGATTTCCAGACCCGTTACGGCTATCCCCGCGCGCAACCCGGCCAGGCCAACATGAACCTGGCCTGCAACAGCATCGGCGAGCGCTTCAAGTGCCTGTCATTGACCCTCGAGATGCCGTTCAAGGACAACGACAACGCCCCCGACCTGGTAACGGGCTGGTCAGGCAAACGTTCCAAGCAACTGGCCAAGGATGTTTTGACCACGCTCGCGGAAATGGTCCCGGTGTTGCGCTGA
- a CDS encoding DUF4880 domain-containing protein, with translation MSTRLSSFTAFPAHQPDAPLSRQALELRIGLQKLSRRAQQIFLMSRLDNLPYANIASFLDTDLDAVERAMVRVLQQSRPHVAASIAPVAENVNEAASRWYVHLQSPQATASQRIEFRHWLDADLDHLCAFEATERLWRQLLAPATAMGASGWHRRKRRAYLGWWLLSAFVGGLLVTAEAFY, from the coding sequence ATGAGTACCCGGCTCTCGTCTTTTACCGCCTTTCCGGCTCACCAGCCGGACGCACCGCTCAGCCGGCAAGCGCTAGAACTGCGCATCGGCCTGCAGAAATTGTCGCGCCGCGCGCAGCAGATTTTTCTCATGAGTCGGCTGGATAACCTGCCCTACGCGAACATCGCCAGCTTTCTGGATACCGACCTGGACGCTGTCGAGCGCGCCATGGTCCGAGTCCTGCAACAAAGCCGCCCCCATGTGGCCGCGTCCATCGCGCCGGTTGCCGAAAACGTCAACGAAGCGGCCAGCCGTTGGTATGTGCATTTGCAAAGCCCGCAGGCCACCGCCAGTCAGCGCATTGAATTTCGTCACTGGCTTGATGCGGATCTGGATCACCTGTGCGCCTTCGAGGCGACCGAACGACTGTGGCGTCAGTTATTGGCTCCGGCTACTGCCATGGGCGCCAGCGGCTGGCATCGTCGCAAGCGCCGCGCCTATCTGGGATGGTGGTTGCTCTCGGCGTTCGTGGGCGGGCTGCTGGTGACCGCCGAGGCGTTCTACTGA
- a CDS encoding Lrp/AsnC family transcriptional regulator, protein MQIKLSPIDRKILRLLQHDADLSAAEIAERVELSQSPCWRRINRLQEEGVIERKVALLNPKKLGLTMTVFVSVKLSGHGRRYLTEFEEAITGYPEVLECYAMAGTMDFLLKVVAQDISSYERFLRDHLLQQPHVQEAHSNIAMSEVKRTTELPLD, encoded by the coding sequence ATGCAGATTAAATTAAGCCCCATCGACCGCAAGATCCTGCGCCTGCTGCAACACGATGCCGACCTCTCCGCTGCGGAGATCGCCGAACGCGTCGAGCTTTCCCAATCGCCCTGCTGGCGGCGGATCAACCGGCTGCAGGAAGAAGGCGTTATCGAACGCAAAGTCGCCCTGCTCAACCCGAAAAAGCTCGGCCTGACCATGACGGTTTTCGTCAGCGTGAAGTTATCGGGGCATGGTCGGCGTTATCTGACCGAATTCGAAGAAGCGATCACCGGCTACCCGGAGGTGCTGGAATGCTATGCGATGGCGGGGACTATGGATTTCTTGCTGAAGGTCGTGGCCCAGGACATTTCCAGCTATGAACGCTTCTTGCGCGATCACCTGCTGCAACAGCCCCACGTACAGGAAGCGCACTCCAACATCGCCATGAGCGAGGTGAAGCGCACCACTGAATTGCCACTGGATTGA